In Belonocnema kinseyi isolate 2016_QV_RU_SX_M_011 chromosome 4, B_treatae_v1, whole genome shotgun sequence, a single window of DNA contains:
- the LOC117171814 gene encoding cyclin-T2-like → METESRWLFTKEQLVNTPSRKCKVDAETELQIRQHTAMFIQDLAEGLRMPPFISLGSFMELKILHSNSQAKS, encoded by the exons ATGGAAACGGAATCAAGGTGGTTGTTCACAAAGGAACAATTAGTGAATACACCAAGTAGAAAATGCAAAGTTGATGCCGAGACTGAGTTGCAGATCAGGCAGCACACGGCGATGTTTATTCAGGACTTGGCCGAAGGGCTGAGGATGCCTCCTTTTAT AAGCTTGGGATcttttatggaattaaaaattctgCATTCGAATTCACAAGCCAAATcctaa